Proteins found in one Pontibacter sp. SGAir0037 genomic segment:
- a CDS encoding cytochrome c, whose translation MKRLTNIGLKASAILFSSALLLACSNEQDPGLEYAPDMYHSVPLDPYSQLAPNQYNPGGLNMRVPATGTVARGKMGYNLYLSQDTAEVAGVELKNPLPYNQENLEEGKVLYARFCSPCHGEQGDGQGLVGAKFKGVPSYSAGRVASLPAGHIFHVITNGRGRMRPHGSQVNPTERWKIVMYVQQLQTGQADAGTATESEAGQEAAETGTDNPVTGN comes from the coding sequence ATGAAAAGGTTAACTAACATAGGTTTAAAAGCCTCCGCTATTCTTTTCTCATCTGCTCTGCTTTTGGCTTGTAGCAATGAGCAGGACCCAGGGCTTGAGTATGCCCCGGATATGTATCACTCCGTTCCATTGGATCCTTATTCACAGTTAGCTCCCAATCAGTATAACCCGGGAGGGCTGAACATGCGTGTACCTGCTACAGGTACAGTGGCAAGAGGTAAAATGGGATATAACCTTTACCTGTCCCAGGATACAGCTGAAGTGGCAGGAGTTGAGCTTAAAAACCCTCTTCCTTACAACCAGGAGAACCTGGAAGAAGGAAAAGTTCTTTATGCCCGCTTCTGCTCTCCATGCCATGGCGAACAAGGCGACGGACAGGGTTTAGTAGGTGCTAAATTCAAAGGTGTGCCTTCTTATAGTGCTGGCAGGGTTGCTTCGCTTCCAGCTGGTCACATATTCCATGTGATCACAAACGGTAGAGGAAGAATGAGACCCCATGGTTCTCAGGTGAATCCTACGGAGCGCTGGAAAATTGTCATGTATGTGCAGCAATTACAAACTGGTCAGGCTGATGCTGGTACAGCAACTGAGTCTGAAGCAGGACAGGAAGCTGCCGAAACAGGTACAGATAACCCAGTAACAGGAAATTAA
- a CDS encoding quinol:cytochrome C oxidoreductase — MTEERLIISRKTNNKFFLMIAIGVVLLIVGAIIMAMGGGGHHAAEGHGAVAAAGHEPEGWFDIFRRRVFMNLWLNNVYFTGIALIGVFFVAVQYVAYAGWSVLIKRIPEALSYYLPVGGIIMLIVFLVGGHDIFHWTHDYLYDVNDPRYDEIIAGKSGYLNFWFYLIRMVAFFGLWILFFNWLRRNSINEDLYGGTGYYHKSIRISAMFLVVFGVTSSMSAWDWVLSIDTHWFSTMFGWYVFASWWVSGLAAVTLTVIILKQNGYLTMVNSNHLHDLGKFVFAFSIFWTYVWFSQFMLYWYANIPEEVIYFTDRVGIAFEGGHYFGLFFINLIVNFAFPFLVLMTRDAKRQMIMLKLATIAILIGHWLDFYLMMMPGTMRENGSIGFIEIGLALTFLGVFLLTFTKGLTKASLVPVNHPFLEESIHHHV; from the coding sequence ATGACAGAAGAAAGACTCATCATTAGCAGAAAGACGAATAATAAGTTTTTCTTAATGATAGCTATAGGTGTTGTTTTACTTATAGTAGGTGCAATTATAATGGCCATGGGAGGAGGAGGCCATCATGCAGCTGAAGGGCATGGTGCCGTTGCAGCTGCAGGCCATGAGCCGGAAGGTTGGTTTGATATCTTCAGAAGAAGAGTCTTCATGAACCTCTGGCTTAATAACGTTTACTTTACTGGTATAGCCCTGATCGGGGTATTCTTTGTAGCTGTACAGTATGTGGCTTATGCCGGTTGGTCGGTGTTGATCAAGCGTATACCTGAAGCATTGAGCTATTACCTGCCAGTTGGCGGTATTATCATGCTGATTGTCTTCCTGGTAGGCGGTCATGACATTTTTCACTGGACGCATGATTACCTGTATGATGTAAATGACCCGCGTTATGATGAAATCATTGCAGGTAAATCAGGTTATCTGAACTTCTGGTTCTACCTGATCAGAATGGTTGCCTTTTTCGGACTTTGGATTCTTTTCTTTAACTGGTTAAGAAGAAATTCAATCAACGAAGATTTGTACGGTGGTACAGGATATTACCACAAAAGCATCCGAATTTCTGCTATGTTCCTGGTTGTATTTGGTGTGACATCTTCCATGTCTGCCTGGGATTGGGTTCTTTCAATTGATACACACTGGTTCTCTACCATGTTTGGCTGGTATGTGTTTGCCAGCTGGTGGGTATCTGGTCTGGCTGCCGTAACGCTTACAGTTATTATTCTGAAGCAAAACGGTTACCTGACAATGGTTAACTCTAACCACTTGCACGACTTAGGTAAATTTGTATTTGCTTTCTCCATCTTCTGGACTTATGTATGGTTCTCCCAGTTTATGTTATACTGGTATGCTAACATACCGGAAGAGGTAATTTACTTCACAGACAGAGTAGGTATAGCTTTTGAAGGCGGTCATTATTTCGGGTTGTTCTTTATCAACCTGATTGTAAACTTTGCTTTCCCTTTCCTTGTTCTGATGACAAGAGATGCGAAAAGGCAGATGATTATGCTTAAATTAGCGACTATAGCTATTCTGATTGGTCACTGGTTAGATTTTTATCTGATGATGATGCCTGGTACCATGCGTGAAAACGGAAGCATTGGCTTCATTGAAATCGGTCTTGCACTTACGTTCCTGGGCGTATTCCTGTTAACGTTTACAAAAGGTCTTACCAAAGCATCTCTTGTTCCTGTTAACCACCCGTTCCTGGAAGAGAGTATTCACCATCATGTTTAG